The proteins below come from a single Bryobacter aggregatus MPL3 genomic window:
- a CDS encoding HAD-IIIC family phosphatase, which produces MASTSVPFCFAFASTFTAEPIEHTIEFWRGPLHSEFTTQFAPFGQVIQTLLDPASVFGTNTHGLNVLLFRWRDLGDARRREENANALRAAIEAKAGQLAAPLLVVPDEELPGWWHEMPGTYLLTPGRIQDWYPVEHRFSEEGEKLGGIPYTAEYFIALGSAVVRAAHAILHAPYKVLALDCDHTLWSGICGEDGAEGVFLTPGHHALQRFALQQREAGMLLALSSKNNLTDARDTFASHEEFPLRWSDITAHRIDWNPKPIGLRAIASELSLGLDSFIFLDDNPKEISEVDEQLPEVLSLALPERPEEFEGFLKHVWAFDRMRITAADTQRAASYEKVQEFGKALHEAHSLEDFYQTLELELDIRPVQGGEWPRAAQLTQRTNQFNFTTIRRSEGELQTLATSGSEIWGIHVRDRFGDYGFTGLLVGNQQGSEYRIENFLLSCRVLGRGVEHRVLAWLGARLGSDEVSIPFVPSAKNAPALQFLNSLGWKEFPARVSAEILRATAVDTRRPAETVAAPKAQAPAQHEVDYARIARELRTVPAILKQMRGHSSVQLATESETRLAAIWQDLLHAETVSEGSNFFDLGGHSLMVVLLLMRVKEEFGVTLGIDDVYAADVTLEKMARRIDELVCFGGVGSEEYANLLAEIRALTDEEAEAAYNEEYQRYADSVSR; this is translated from the coding sequence TTGGCGTCCACTTCCGTCCCCTTCTGCTTTGCATTTGCCTCCACTTTCACTGCTGAGCCGATCGAACACACGATCGAGTTCTGGCGGGGTCCGCTCCATTCCGAGTTCACAACGCAGTTTGCCCCCTTCGGGCAGGTGATTCAGACACTACTCGATCCAGCCAGCGTTTTTGGAACCAATACCCATGGCCTGAATGTTCTGCTGTTTCGCTGGCGCGACCTGGGCGATGCCAGGAGACGCGAAGAAAATGCGAACGCACTGCGGGCCGCAATTGAAGCGAAAGCCGGACAGCTCGCCGCTCCCCTGCTTGTAGTGCCCGATGAAGAACTGCCCGGTTGGTGGCACGAGATGCCCGGAACCTATCTGTTGACGCCCGGCCGGATCCAGGACTGGTATCCCGTCGAGCATCGTTTCAGTGAAGAAGGCGAAAAGCTGGGCGGCATACCGTATACCGCGGAGTATTTCATCGCGCTCGGCAGTGCCGTCGTCCGCGCGGCGCACGCGATTCTCCATGCACCCTACAAGGTACTGGCGCTCGATTGTGACCACACGCTGTGGAGTGGCATCTGCGGCGAAGACGGGGCCGAGGGAGTTTTCTTAACTCCCGGGCACCATGCCTTGCAACGCTTTGCCTTGCAGCAACGGGAAGCGGGAATGTTGCTGGCGCTCAGCAGCAAGAATAATCTCACCGATGCTCGCGACACCTTTGCCTCGCACGAGGAGTTTCCGCTGCGCTGGAGCGACATCACCGCGCATCGTATCGACTGGAACCCGAAACCAATCGGCCTGCGCGCCATCGCCAGTGAATTGTCGCTTGGCCTGGACAGCTTCATCTTTCTCGACGACAACCCAAAGGAGATATCGGAGGTCGATGAGCAGTTGCCGGAAGTGTTGAGCTTGGCACTGCCGGAGCGACCGGAAGAGTTCGAGGGATTTCTGAAGCATGTCTGGGCTTTCGACCGGATGCGGATCACCGCAGCAGACACGCAACGCGCGGCCAGCTACGAGAAGGTGCAGGAGTTCGGCAAGGCGCTCCATGAGGCGCACTCGCTCGAAGATTTCTATCAGACGCTCGAGTTGGAGCTCGACATCCGGCCCGTACAGGGTGGAGAATGGCCGCGCGCGGCGCAGTTGACGCAACGCACAAACCAGTTCAACTTCACCACCATCCGGCGGAGCGAAGGCGAGTTGCAGACTCTGGCCACAAGTGGCAGCGAGATCTGGGGCATCCATGTCCGCGATCGCTTTGGTGACTACGGATTTACGGGGTTACTGGTGGGCAACCAACAAGGAAGTGAGTACCGGATCGAGAATTTTCTGTTGAGTTGCCGCGTGCTCGGCCGCGGTGTGGAGCATCGGGTGCTCGCCTGGCTTGGAGCGCGGCTCGGGAGTGACGAGGTCTCGATTCCTTTTGTCCCCTCCGCAAAAAATGCTCCGGCCCTGCAATTCCTCAACAGTCTGGGTTGGAAGGAATTCCCCGCCCGGGTTTCTGCGGAAATCCTGCGCGCGACAGCAGTCGATACCCGCCGCCCGGCGGAAACGGTGGCCGCACCCAAGGCCCAGGCGCCGGCGCAGCATGAAGTGGATTACGCCCGGATCGCTCGCGAATTGCGTACGGTACCAGCAATCCTCAAGCAGATGCGCGGGCATAGCAGCGTGCAACTGGCAACGGAGAGCGAGACGCGCTTGGCCGCGATCTGGCAGGACCTGCTGCATGCAGAGACGGTCAGCGAAGGCAGCAATTTCTTCGATCTCGGCGGCCATTCGCTGATGGTGGTGTTGCTGCTGATGCGCGTGAAAGAAGAGTTTGGCGTAACGCTGGGTATTGATGACGTTTACGCGGCAGATGTGACCTTAGAGAAGATGGCACGGCGGATCGATGAACTCGTCTGTTTTGGGGGCGTGGGGAGTGAAGAATATGCAAATTTGTTGGCGGAGATCCGGGCGTTGACCGACGAAGAAGCTGAAGCAGCATACAACGAGGAATACCAGCGCTATGCGGATTCTGTTAGCCGCTAG
- the larA gene encoding nickel-dependent lactate racemase, which translates to MNVELAFGKAGLNAQLPDGFDYRLLEAKSAAPVADEKAALEAALEHPIGCLPLRELAAGKKTAAISVCDITRPVPNRRTLPVLLKVLEDAGIPKDGITICIATGLHRIATHAELDEILGPEIAASYKIFNHDAKILSDHRYLGATKSGIPIHIAEAFVSADLRITLGFIEPHLMLGFSGGRKLVAPGLAAQETIKVIHSPRFMRNRLSVEGSIEANPLHRELQEIARIAGQNFMLDVALTRKREIAGVFAGHPERAHEAGVEFVSQVMLERLDSPVDAVVTTCAGYPLDLTFYQAVKGVTAASHIVRDGGRILICAECTEGAGAPEFREMIQAFSSPQAFLDAVEHAPVQVDQWQLEKLALVLEKKQVLFLTPGVPEEYHKAMWGPVFRDFDSAMRALVEGLPANAKIAVIPEGPYVLARVEEPVAA; encoded by the coding sequence ATGAACGTGGAATTGGCCTTTGGCAAGGCTGGACTGAACGCGCAGCTACCGGATGGCTTTGATTATCGACTCCTCGAGGCGAAATCAGCCGCTCCCGTCGCCGATGAAAAGGCCGCACTCGAGGCGGCGCTCGAACATCCGATCGGATGCCTCCCTTTGCGCGAACTGGCCGCAGGCAAAAAAACAGCAGCCATCTCCGTTTGCGATATCACCCGGCCCGTGCCGAACCGCCGGACACTGCCGGTCCTCTTAAAAGTTCTCGAAGATGCGGGGATCCCCAAAGACGGCATCACGATCTGTATCGCCACCGGGCTCCACCGCATTGCCACACACGCCGAGTTGGACGAGATCCTCGGACCGGAGATCGCCGCCAGCTACAAGATTTTCAACCATGACGCAAAAATCCTGTCTGACCATCGCTATCTTGGGGCAACAAAAAGCGGCATTCCAATTCATATTGCGGAAGCTTTTGTCAGCGCCGATCTGCGCATCACGCTCGGCTTCATCGAACCCCATCTGATGCTTGGCTTCTCGGGCGGCCGCAAGCTGGTGGCTCCGGGCCTCGCCGCGCAAGAAACGATTAAGGTGATTCACAGCCCGCGCTTCATGCGAAACCGGCTGAGCGTCGAAGGTTCCATCGAGGCGAATCCGCTCCATCGCGAACTACAGGAGATTGCCCGCATCGCCGGACAGAACTTCATGCTCGACGTCGCCTTGACGCGCAAGCGCGAGATTGCAGGCGTCTTTGCCGGCCATCCGGAACGCGCACACGAAGCCGGAGTGGAGTTTGTCAGCCAGGTGATGCTGGAGCGTCTCGATTCGCCGGTCGATGCCGTGGTCACCACCTGCGCCGGCTATCCGCTCGATCTCACCTTCTACCAGGCCGTCAAGGGTGTCACCGCCGCCTCGCACATTGTCCGCGATGGAGGCAGGATTTTGATCTGCGCCGAGTGTACCGAAGGAGCTGGCGCACCGGAGTTCCGCGAGATGATCCAGGCTTTTTCCTCGCCTCAGGCCTTCCTCGACGCCGTCGAGCATGCGCCGGTGCAGGTGGATCAGTGGCAATTGGAAAAGCTCGCGTTGGTTTTGGAGAAGAAGCAGGTTCTCTTCCTCACCCCGGGAGTGCCGGAGGAATACCACAAAGCCATGTGGGGACCGGTGTTTCGTGATTTTGATTCGGCGATGCGGGCGCTGGTGGAGGGCTTACCGGCAAATGCGAAAATTGCGGTCATCCCCGAAGGCCCGTATGTGCTGGCCCGCGTGGAAGAGCCCGTCGCCGCTTAA
- a CDS encoding rhodanese-like domain-containing protein, which produces MSASELAYEIEPRDFADRLSQNAAIAILDCRETWEHQAANIAGAELIPMNTIPANLQQIEALAEDKLLVVYCHHGVRSLHTVAWLRQQGIGNAMSLSGGIDRWSMEIDPKVPRY; this is translated from the coding sequence ATGAGTGCTTCTGAATTGGCTTACGAAATTGAACCGCGCGACTTCGCCGATCGCCTGTCGCAAAACGCCGCGATCGCGATTCTCGATTGCCGCGAAACTTGGGAGCACCAGGCTGCCAACATCGCCGGCGCGGAACTGATTCCGATGAATACGATTCCAGCCAATCTGCAGCAGATTGAGGCACTTGCGGAGGATAAGCTGCTGGTGGTCTATTGCCATCACGGCGTGCGCAGTCTGCATACGGTGGCCTGGCTGCGGCAGCAGGGAATCGGGAATGCGATGAGCCTGTCTGGCGGCATTGATCGCTGGTCGATGGAAATTGATCCGAAGGTACCGAGGTATTGA
- a CDS encoding carbon-nitrogen hydrolase, which produces MANLQPFRVGLVQMSCSLNPQENLDKAIVKIRETAQAGAQVICLQELFRSQYFCREEKAELFDLAEQIPGPSTAAIGKIAKELGVVVVASLFEKRATGLYHNTAAIIGTDGELQGIFRKMHIPDDPLFYEKFYFTPGDLGFLNFDSPFGRIGVLICWDQWYPEAARLTAMQGANILFYPTAIGWHPHEKAEYGPSQLDAWKTIQRSHAIANGIYVCAVNRVGFEGTPDSGLEFWGNSFVADPFGVVIAEASHDKEENLVVSCDPARMEEVRRNWPFFRDRRIDNYGAITQRWAK; this is translated from the coding sequence ATGGCAAATTTGCAGCCCTTCCGGGTAGGACTCGTGCAGATGTCCTGCTCTCTGAACCCCCAGGAAAATCTGGACAAAGCGATTGTGAAGATTCGCGAGACAGCGCAGGCCGGCGCGCAGGTGATCTGTCTGCAGGAACTCTTTCGCAGCCAATACTTTTGCCGCGAAGAGAAGGCGGAGCTCTTCGATCTGGCCGAGCAGATTCCCGGCCCCTCGACGGCCGCAATTGGCAAGATTGCCAAGGAACTGGGCGTTGTGGTCGTCGCCAGCCTCTTTGAGAAGCGCGCCACCGGGCTATATCACAACACCGCCGCCATCATCGGCACGGACGGAGAGCTGCAAGGCATCTTCCGCAAGATGCACATCCCTGACGATCCGCTCTTCTATGAGAAGTTTTACTTCACGCCCGGCGATCTGGGCTTCCTGAATTTCGATTCGCCCTTTGGACGCATTGGCGTCTTGATCTGCTGGGACCAGTGGTATCCCGAGGCCGCGCGCCTCACTGCGATGCAGGGCGCAAACATCCTCTTCTACCCGACCGCGATTGGCTGGCATCCGCACGAGAAGGCCGAGTACGGCCCGTCGCAGCTCGACGCCTGGAAGACGATCCAGCGCTCGCATGCCATCGCGAACGGAATCTATGTCTGCGCCGTCAATCGGGTCGGCTTTGAAGGCACGCCCGACTCGGGCCTCGAATTCTGGGGCAACTCCTTTGTCGCCGACCCCTTTGGCGTCGTGATCGCCGAAGCCTCGCATGACAAGGAAGAGAATCTGGTCGTCTCCTGTGATCCCGCCCGCATGGAGGAAGTGCGCCGCAACTGGCCCTTCTTCCGCGACCGGCGTATCGACAACTACGGCGCGATCACGCAGCGGTGGGCCAAGTAA
- a CDS encoding fumarylacetoacetate hydrolase family protein: MTRRNSLAAVAFAAAAAPAAIERYIRYQHAGRISWGRLEGEQITPLSNAPYLNGRPLGSKKALREVKLLAPADPSKVFAVGLNYKSHIGNRTAPREPEIFYKPTTCLVASGEPIVIPAGAKNVHYEGELVLVLAKGGRNLNLAQASAAIFGATCGNDVSERDWQNGKDKDLQWWRAKGSDSFGPLGPMLVRGSDYQKALLQTRLNGEVVQKQLTSDLLFDCPTIVSFISKYVTLEAGDVIFTGTPGATRKMSPGDTVEVEIDGIGRLRNPVQGA; encoded by the coding sequence ATGACTCGCAGAAACTCTCTGGCCGCAGTGGCGTTTGCGGCAGCTGCCGCTCCGGCGGCGATCGAACGCTATATCCGCTATCAACACGCGGGCCGCATCTCCTGGGGGCGCCTGGAGGGGGAGCAGATTACACCGCTCAGCAATGCTCCCTATCTGAACGGGCGGCCATTAGGCAGCAAGAAGGCCTTGCGCGAAGTGAAGCTTCTGGCGCCGGCTGATCCTTCGAAAGTCTTCGCCGTCGGGTTGAATTATAAGAGCCACATTGGCAATCGCACCGCGCCGCGCGAACCCGAGATTTTCTACAAGCCCACCACTTGCCTGGTTGCTTCCGGCGAGCCGATCGTGATTCCGGCGGGTGCGAAGAACGTGCACTATGAAGGCGAATTGGTGTTGGTGCTGGCGAAGGGCGGTCGCAATTTGAACCTCGCTCAAGCCAGTGCCGCGATTTTTGGCGCCACCTGCGGCAACGATGTCTCGGAGCGCGACTGGCAGAATGGCAAAGACAAGGACCTGCAATGGTGGCGCGCCAAAGGCAGCGACAGCTTCGGCCCCTTGGGCCCCATGCTCGTGCGCGGTTCGGATTACCAGAAGGCACTGCTCCAAACGCGTCTCAACGGCGAAGTGGTACAGAAGCAACTCACCAGCGACCTGCTCTTCGATTGCCCCACGATCGTCAGCTTCATCTCGAAATATGTCACCCTGGAGGCGGGCGATGTGATCTTCACCGGTACCCCCGGCGCCACACGGAAGATGTCGCCTGGCGATACGGTTGAGGTTGAGATCGACGGCATTGGCCGTTTACGAAATCCTGTTCAGGGGGCGTAG
- a CDS encoding glycosyltransferase, whose product MRILLAASASYDPPKGGSTRSNLIWLRALAARGHECLVVCGGEDRETVVDGVRIRGIGEIGRSGNRVGDAVRDFDPDFVLVSSEDLSHVLLREAHRTAKDRLVYLAHTPQWFPFGPEAWHPDAEAAALLQDALAIVSIGTHMASYIEKHLGRQAHVVHPAMYGEPPWPSYDNFHKQSILLINPCTAKGLPIYLELARRFPQLQFLALKGWGTTSADIAAMQALPNLEVLDAVPEIDEVFARSSLLLAPSLWYEGFGLVVTEAMMRGVPVMVSAHGGLEEAAASSRYRLPVRPIERWLPKRDETGMPVGVVEAQPVDAWARALDEMMSDEKLYANERLHVMMAARDFVKGVSENDLEALLHTLRPKRRRIYLIHNSTYFPGSGGGDKSNRLLMAALAREGHTLRVFTRLEKFGEGDHAAYEAEIARRGMPVQDWEGMGVQFELNGASVHVVTKKVNLRQALQQDIAEFEPDIILASTDDPAHLLLEPALQYEKARVVYLVRATIALPFGPDASTYSEERIERLRRADAIVGVSEYVARYCREEAGLDAVHVPISLSDDSNPPDVGRFENPYVTLVNPSAVKGLPILLGLADAMPETQFAAVPSWGTTSEDRTAMEARPNITLLPRVEDITDVLRQTRVTLVPSLWAEARSRMVLESLSRGVPVLASDVGGLREAMCGMDYVLPIQQIRHYKTTVSDQMVPEAEVPEQDLGPWVAALQSLVGNPQHWKQLHARGRAAALDYLRGLSVAPLEKIFRKVLASPKRSTALDVTIGHFSETKRKLLALRLEQMRRLWGNRAFPIRWGTGTKVFLFPWAAAGTQAWKFLREENHDGLCLIPALLPGREERAGQEPPTDFATLVPVLCDELATIVEAGEKFILAGHSMGGGLAFEVARELRRRGGLQATGLLVSSCSAPRLRRVSSRSEQEIPALQRSDQEMFSRHYYVEERPLDLPLTAMKGEAEQQLPVQEWGMETATEFRYVPVAGDHFWLLHEPAAFVTELRRLATR is encoded by the coding sequence ATGCGGATTCTGTTAGCCGCTAGCGCCTCCTATGACCCTCCCAAGGGTGGATCGACGCGCAGCAATCTGATCTGGCTCCGTGCGCTGGCCGCACGTGGGCATGAATGCCTGGTCGTTTGCGGTGGAGAAGATCGGGAGACCGTTGTCGATGGGGTCCGGATTCGTGGCATCGGAGAGATTGGGCGCAGCGGCAACCGCGTGGGAGATGCCGTTCGTGATTTCGATCCGGACTTTGTGCTGGTCTCAAGCGAGGACCTGTCCCATGTGCTGCTCCGCGAGGCGCATCGCACGGCGAAGGACCGTCTGGTCTATCTCGCCCATACACCGCAGTGGTTCCCGTTTGGACCGGAAGCCTGGCACCCTGACGCCGAAGCGGCGGCCCTCTTGCAGGACGCCCTCGCCATCGTCTCGATCGGCACGCACATGGCGAGCTATATCGAGAAGCATCTGGGACGGCAGGCTCATGTCGTACATCCCGCGATGTATGGAGAGCCGCCCTGGCCGTCCTACGACAACTTCCACAAGCAGAGCATTCTGCTGATCAACCCTTGCACCGCAAAGGGTCTACCGATCTATCTCGAACTGGCGCGGCGTTTTCCGCAGTTGCAGTTCCTGGCCCTAAAGGGCTGGGGCACCACTTCCGCAGACATTGCGGCGATGCAGGCTTTGCCGAATCTCGAAGTGCTCGATGCCGTTCCGGAGATTGACGAGGTGTTTGCGCGCAGTTCGCTGCTGCTGGCCCCCTCGCTCTGGTACGAAGGCTTTGGCCTGGTCGTGACCGAAGCAATGATGCGCGGCGTGCCGGTGATGGTCAGCGCGCATGGCGGGCTCGAGGAGGCGGCGGCCAGTTCCCGCTATCGCCTGCCGGTGCGTCCGATCGAACGCTGGCTGCCCAAGCGCGATGAAACAGGAATGCCGGTCGGCGTAGTGGAAGCGCAGCCGGTCGATGCCTGGGCACGGGCGCTCGACGAGATGATGAGCGATGAGAAGCTCTACGCCAACGAACGTCTGCACGTCATGATGGCGGCCCGCGACTTTGTCAAAGGCGTCAGCGAAAACGATCTCGAAGCGCTGCTGCACACGCTGCGGCCGAAGCGCCGCCGGATCTATCTAATCCACAACTCCACCTATTTTCCGGGCTCCGGCGGCGGCGACAAGTCGAATCGCCTGCTGATGGCCGCACTTGCCCGCGAAGGCCATACGCTACGCGTCTTCACGCGCCTTGAGAAGTTCGGCGAAGGCGATCATGCAGCCTACGAAGCGGAAATCGCGCGGCGCGGCATGCCGGTGCAGGATTGGGAGGGCATGGGCGTTCAGTTTGAACTGAATGGCGCCAGCGTCCACGTCGTCACCAAGAAGGTGAATCTGCGGCAGGCCTTGCAGCAGGATATTGCCGAGTTTGAACCGGACATCATCCTCGCCTCGACCGACGACCCGGCGCACCTGCTGCTGGAACCAGCCTTACAGTACGAGAAAGCTCGTGTCGTCTATCTAGTACGAGCTACGATCGCGCTGCCTTTTGGCCCTGACGCCTCGACCTACAGCGAAGAACGTATCGAGCGTCTGCGCCGAGCCGACGCCATCGTTGGCGTCAGCGAGTATGTCGCCCGCTACTGCCGGGAAGAAGCAGGGCTCGACGCCGTGCATGTTCCGATTTCGCTGTCCGACGACTCGAATCCGCCCGACGTCGGACGCTTCGAGAACCCCTATGTCACCCTCGTCAATCCGAGTGCAGTAAAGGGGCTGCCGATTCTGCTGGGCCTGGCCGATGCGATGCCCGAGACGCAGTTTGCGGCAGTGCCAAGCTGGGGCACCACCAGTGAGGACCGCACAGCGATGGAGGCACGGCCCAACATCACGCTGCTGCCGCGGGTGGAGGACATTACTGACGTGTTGCGCCAGACGCGGGTCACGCTGGTGCCTAGCCTGTGGGCCGAGGCGCGCAGCCGCATGGTGCTCGAAAGCCTGTCGCGCGGCGTGCCGGTGCTGGCCTCCGATGTGGGCGGCTTGCGCGAGGCGATGTGCGGCATGGATTATGTCCTGCCGATCCAACAAATCCGCCACTACAAGACGACGGTCAGCGACCAGATGGTTCCAGAAGCCGAAGTGCCCGAACAGGATCTCGGCCCCTGGGTGGCCGCCCTGCAGAGCCTGGTTGGCAATCCGCAACATTGGAAGCAACTGCATGCACGCGGCCGCGCGGCTGCGCTCGACTATCTGCGCGGACTCTCCGTCGCACCACTCGAGAAGATCTTCCGCAAGGTCCTGGCCAGCCCGAAGCGCAGCACGGCGCTCGATGTCACGATTGGACACTTCTCGGAGACCAAGCGGAAGCTACTCGCGCTGCGGCTGGAACAGATGCGCAGGCTATGGGGCAATCGTGCATTCCCTATCCGTTGGGGCACGGGCACGAAGGTGTTTCTGTTTCCTTGGGCGGCAGCCGGGACACAAGCCTGGAAATTTTTGCGCGAGGAAAATCACGACGGCCTGTGCCTGATTCCGGCGCTGCTTCCCGGACGCGAAGAGCGTGCCGGACAGGAGCCACCGACTGATTTTGCGACGCTCGTCCCGGTGCTCTGTGACGAGTTGGCCACTATCGTCGAAGCTGGGGAAAAGTTTATCCTCGCCGGGCATTCGATGGGCGGCGGCTTAGCCTTCGAGGTGGCGCGGGAACTGCGCCGTCGCGGTGGCCTGCAAGCAACAGGACTGCTGGTCTCCAGTTGTTCGGCGCCGCGCCTGCGGCGCGTCAGTTCACGGAGCGAACAGGAGATCCCCGCCTTACAACGCTCGGACCAAGAGATGTTCAGCAGGCACTATTATGTGGAAGAACGACCGCTTGACTTGCCACTCACCGCGATGAAGGGCGAGGCAGAACAGCAGCTTCCCGTGCAGGAGTGGGGCATGGAAACGGCAACCGAGTTCCGCTATGTTCCGGTTGCGGGCGATCATTTCTGGCTCCTCCACGAGCCCGCTGCCTTTGTTACTGAACTACGACGCTTGGCGACTCGCTAG
- a CDS encoding agmatine deiminase family protein has protein sequence MPAEWAPHEGTWLAWPHEKTDWPGKFAPIPWLYGDIVRHLAQVERVRIVVESRETQESVRKILKKCHVELAAVDFVVAPTDRSWVRDTMAIFVHNAKGKVEATDWSFNAWAKYDNYAHDDALPGVAAWMLNVKRHEPMSKKRRVVLEGGSIEVNGAGWMLTTEECLLSDVQARNPGLTREEIEAAFAKYLGIEKTIWLKNGIVGDDTHGHIDDLARFTDESTVVVVQESDKNDDNYEALRENLAILKQVKGLKVATLPMPEPVFFGGQRLPASYANFYIANDIVLAPVFNDARDREALNTLAKLFPTRRIIPIYCRDLVLGLGTLHCMTQQEPRPRTIKV, from the coding sequence ATGCCCGCCGAATGGGCCCCCCACGAAGGCACCTGGCTCGCCTGGCCGCATGAGAAGACAGACTGGCCGGGCAAATTTGCCCCCATCCCCTGGCTCTACGGCGACATCGTGCGCCACCTTGCCCAAGTGGAGCGCGTCCGCATTGTGGTGGAAAGCCGGGAGACGCAAGAGTCCGTCCGGAAGATTCTGAAGAAGTGCCATGTCGAGCTGGCCGCGGTCGATTTTGTGGTCGCCCCGACAGACCGCAGTTGGGTCCGCGACACGATGGCAATCTTTGTCCACAACGCGAAGGGGAAGGTGGAAGCCACCGATTGGTCCTTCAACGCCTGGGCCAAGTACGACAATTACGCGCACGACGACGCGCTGCCTGGCGTCGCGGCATGGATGTTGAACGTCAAACGGCATGAGCCGATGTCCAAGAAGCGCCGCGTCGTGCTCGAAGGCGGCTCGATTGAGGTGAATGGCGCAGGCTGGATGCTCACCACTGAAGAGTGCCTGCTCAGCGATGTCCAGGCGCGTAATCCCGGTCTGACCCGAGAGGAAATCGAAGCCGCATTTGCAAAGTACCTGGGCATCGAGAAAACAATCTGGTTGAAGAATGGCATCGTCGGCGACGACACGCATGGCCACATCGACGACCTGGCGCGATTCACGGACGAGAGTACGGTGGTCGTCGTCCAGGAGAGCGACAAGAATGACGACAACTACGAAGCCCTGCGCGAGAACCTGGCGATCCTGAAGCAGGTGAAGGGCCTGAAGGTGGCAACCCTGCCGATGCCCGAGCCGGTCTTCTTCGGAGGCCAGCGTCTGCCCGCAAGCTACGCCAACTTCTACATCGCCAATGACATCGTGCTCGCCCCTGTCTTCAACGACGCGCGCGACCGCGAGGCACTCAATACCTTAGCCAAACTCTTTCCCACCCGCCGCATCATTCCGATCTATTGCCGCGATCTGGTACTGGGCCTGGGCACCTTGCATTGCATGACGCAGCAGGAACCCCGCCCGCGTACAATCAAGGTGTAG
- a CDS encoding DUF2252 domain-containing protein, with protein sequence MNVADRILAYHEGRDPDRLALKYRLIANSPAAFFRGTANLFYEDLSKDLATLPSSPKGWICGDAHLENFGVYKGDNRLVYFDFNDFDEAGLAPVLHEVLRMLTSIHISAEELLLKPEDGRFLAESFLADYAIALGEGKPRWVERATARNGVRDLVYSLKGRSRKQLLRKRTVLDRGLRRLRDDGEFALPLLPGDWERLRVLLARFGEEVGRRGFYELLSAARRIAGNGSLGVGRFILLVEGKGSPHHNYLLDLKQARPSVMGGQSGWTSEAQRVVTIQRRVQAVSPAFLHAVTLDDGSYILRELMPGEDRVRLPLYAGHPAGLRQLLSAQAHVMAWAQLRASGRQGSAIADELIEFGNDFTWHNAALEWAQCYALQVKRDQQDFAASMASESPSVVVQ encoded by the coding sequence ATGAACGTCGCAGATCGAATTCTGGCCTATCATGAGGGACGCGACCCGGACCGGCTCGCGCTGAAGTACCGGCTGATTGCGAATTCGCCTGCCGCCTTCTTCCGCGGCACCGCAAACCTCTTCTATGAGGACCTGTCGAAAGATCTTGCGACGTTGCCGTCATCTCCTAAGGGCTGGATCTGCGGGGACGCGCATCTGGAAAATTTCGGCGTCTACAAAGGCGACAACCGCCTGGTCTACTTTGACTTCAACGACTTTGACGAGGCAGGGCTTGCCCCTGTACTGCATGAAGTGCTTCGGATGTTGACCAGCATCCACATCTCAGCCGAAGAACTATTGCTGAAGCCAGAGGATGGCCGTTTTCTGGCGGAAAGCTTTCTCGCCGATTATGCAATCGCTCTCGGAGAAGGGAAGCCGCGCTGGGTGGAGCGGGCGACAGCCCGCAATGGCGTCCGGGACCTGGTGTATTCCTTGAAGGGCCGCAGCCGGAAGCAACTGCTGCGCAAGCGGACAGTACTCGATCGCGGTTTACGGCGATTGCGGGACGATGGCGAGTTTGCCTTGCCGCTGTTGCCCGGCGATTGGGAACGGCTGCGCGTGTTGCTCGCCCGCTTTGGCGAAGAAGTGGGCCGTCGTGGTTTCTATGAACTGTTGAGCGCGGCGCGCCGGATTGCGGGCAATGGAAGTCTGGGCGTAGGCCGCTTCATCTTGTTGGTGGAGGGTAAGGGTTCGCCACACCACAACTACCTTCTCGATTTGAAGCAGGCCCGTCCAAGCGTCATGGGCGGGCAATCCGGTTGGACCTCGGAGGCACAGCGCGTGGTCACTATCCAGCGGCGTGTGCAGGCTGTTTCTCCGGCTTTTCTCCATGCCGTGACGCTGGACGATGGCTCTTACATCCTGCGGGAACTGATGCCCGGCGAAGACCGCGTGCGCTTGCCGCTCTACGCAGGGCATCCTGCCGGTTTACGGCAATTGCTGAGCGCGCAGGCTCATGTCATGGCCTGGGCTCAATTGCGAGCGAGCGGACGGCAGGGCTCGGCGATTGCCGACGAACTGATCGAATTTGGCAATGACTTCACCTGGCATAACGCCGCGCTCGAATGGGCTCAGTGCTACGCATTGCAAGTGAAGCGCGATCAGCAAGATTTTGCCGCTTCGATGGCTAGCGAGTCGCCAAGCGTCGTAGTTCAGTAA